The Deltaproteobacteria bacterium genome contains the following window.
ACTCCACAGACATCGCTTCCTGAAGGATTGTCAAAACTCAATTCACCATCTGACGTAAACGGCGCAACATCAGCCGGAAGACCATAACCGGTAACCGCTATCGTATTGGTTACAAAACCAAGCGAGCTTGTTTGGTCAGTTCCTTGGGTGGGGTCATATTGCCCAGTGGCTACTGGCTGACCTGCGGCCCCGGCTTCGCTGGCGAAGGTGACGAGTAGCGATTTGCCAAGTACATTGTTGAATCTATCGGCAAAATAGGATGTGCATTGTATAGGGCTCTCTTTGCCAGCGTAGAATGTATGTAGACAATCAGTGTCCATCAAAGCAGGTATATTTTTAGGTGTGCAATCAAGAGCAATGTGGGCACCATTTACTTTTGCCCCGACGATGGCAATGTTTTGAATGGTGAAATCTTGAGTTGTACCACCAGCAGAGGCAGTAGCTATAACAGATACTAACCCAGCTACAGTACCAGAATAGAGGTTTACATATGCTAAACCAGTAGTGTCAGGTTGATCAGTAGGTGACGAGGTTTGGGTTTGATAGCCAAGGCATTTATTTGCTTGTAGGCACATGCTAGGAATATCGGCAGTCCAAGGTGTTGAGATACTTGAACCACCAAGGCGTTGGTGTTGAAAACGCACTGCTAGCCCATCTGGATAGGGATTCTGCTCAGTATCAAGCAACATCACACTGATTAAATTTTGTTCATTCCATCCAGAATACTTCACTCCCATTACTTGGTTTTGAATCGCCTTGACTTGAATTGAACCGAGCGCTGGCATTGTAACCAACGCAGAAATACTTATTTGCGGTAGTAAGGTAAGGGCAGCAGTGATAGTTGCAACTCCGGCGTTAGCACTAGCTTTATAGGTTACCTCCGCGATACCGTTAGAGTCAGTAACAATTGTCGTTGTTGTGGGAGTCGTAGAGTTTACTATAAAAGTACTAAGATTAGTCGTTAGGGTTATATTGGTATCAGCCTTAGGTTCACCTTGATAGGTAAGGGTTGCTGTTATAGTCGTTGTTGCCCCTCCGTCAGCAGGTAATCGTTTGCGCTTAGGAACCAATGTAAGTCCATAACCTGACGTTGTGTCAGTACAAACATTGTTTTTGCAGATAAAGTTAGAAGAGTTAGTTTTGCAGGTCTGATCAGCACAATCAGAATCAGCGCAATCAATATTAGTATCACAATCATCGTCAATGTTGTTATCGCAAATCTCGGTCGTTTGGGTTGGTGTACATGCTATGGCAACACAAACCGAATTCTGGCAAGTGCCTGCTGCTGAATTAATGAGACATGATTGCGCGTCACAGTCAGAGTCTTCGCAATCTGTATTGCCATCACAATCATCGTCAATGTTGTTGTTGCAGATATCAGTCGACTTGGTGGGTGTACATTCTTCAGTGACACAAACTAAATTCTGGCAAGTGCCCGCTGTTTTATTAAGGATACAAGCTTGGGTCGCGCAATCAGGGTCAGCACAGTCAATATTGGTGTCGTTGTTGTCATCAATGCTGTTGTTGCAAATGGTTTCGTAGCCGATAAAGCTAAGTGTAATACGACCAGTGACCTCATTAGCATCAGAAGCGGTTACAATAACATTTCCGGCACAGGTCGATGATGTATGTGCATTACAGACCGTGAGATCAACAAAACCAGATCTGCCATTTATGGTCGCTGATGTAGTACCATCTGCAAATGTACCTTGCTGAGTCCTTAGTGATATAGGCGCACTTGTGGCGCCATCAACATTGATGGTCACTTTGTTGCTGCCATTGGCCTTCACACCATAGATCACTTCAGAAACTCCTCCTGATAATATGGTTGCAGTAACAGTTAGCTTTGCGGTTGATGAAGAAGACGACCCCGAGTCACCACAAGCAGTAGCGATACTGAAAAGCGTGATGATAATCATGTGGGCAGTTTGGCGCATAGTTATACCTTTATGATTGTCATATGAGTTTCTTTAAGATTAGCTGTAAAGTAAAGAAATATTATACAGATTGAGAAGAACCGAAAATTCAGAAATTGAAGTAACCGGCAAGCTATCGATATCAGAAAATAAAATTTGGTCGGGGCGACAAGATTTGAACTTGCGGCCCCTTGACCCCCAGTCAAGTGCGCTAACCAGACTGCGCTACGCCCCGAACCTTTTGCGACCCTATAGACGAGCAGGATTGATAAGGTCAACAATTATCTCTACTGGCTGGCTAATGTTACCCACAGGCATGCTGCTATGCTAAAGTCTGCTTACAGCATACATGTTTATGGTTATAAGCAAATGAAAAGTAAAGTCTAACAATATATATATTTGGTAACTAGCTGTAATATAAAATAAATATGCAGTGTTACCTGTATGGTGGTCAGTAGCCTGAAATCCTAAAAATGATATGTAGGATATACCATAATAGTCCGGTTTCTCTAGGTTTTGCCTGTGGATAACCTGTGCGCGAATGTTATTAACTGATTTCTTTTATTTAATTGCGGATGCTTAATTACAAATTCAAGTATTTGCGTTAGTGTCTCCCCTACTTCACGTCCTACAAACCCTGCGGCAACTAAATCATTTCCAGTAATTGCCAGTTGTGAGATTTTCAGCGGGAGATTGCGATTAATCGCTCTTTGAGTACGGCGTGGAAATTCATGGTATGAGTGCCAAATACACGCTGCAATTTTTGCAGAAGTCTTTGCTGTTGCAGCGTCAATTTGTGATAACCAACAACGCAATGAATAGCCTTTAGGTGGGCTATTATCGGTTAAAAGGTTTAATGCTTTTAAGTTCTGCTCAACTTCGCGAATAACTTGGTTGCCTGCTCTCCAACGACGTAATATTTCACCTGCTATGTTTGGGGTTAGGTTTGCCAACATTGCCCAAGCGGTAAAGCGTTGCCACGGCTGATTTGCTTTTATATTATCAATAGCCTTAAGACGCGTTGGTTGAATCGTCATCAATTCTGGCGCCAATTCTTTTAATAAACCTGTATGCCACAATTCCCTGATACACGCAGAAAAAAATGGAGCTGCAGCCAACAAGCGACTCATCTCATCACGTTTGCGTTCCCATGAGACTGCTAAAAAAGTATTAATTGCTTTGGGTATTGCAGCTCGTGTTGTTTTTTCAATACGAAAAGACAACACTCCAGCAAAGCGCACAGCTCTTAATATGCGTAAACCATCTTCGTTAAAACGAGTTGAAGGATCGCCAACACAACGAACTACTCCTTTGCGCAAATCAGCAACACCAGCAAATGGGTCAATTATGCGTTCATTGATAAGATCAGCAGCAATAGCATTAATAGTAAAATCGCGCCGAGTTAAATCTTCATTGATATTAGTGTGAAACTCGACAGCGGCAG
Protein-coding sequences here:
- a CDS encoding CCA tRNA nucleotidyltransferase → MTTISKTIHRIASERFAIKRLKRWLPPNVSQVIKVLHKAGGQAFLVGGAVRDVFLGRRTNDWDIATNLLPSQVASLFSKVVRAGEKHGTIMVIIDGEPIEVTTFRRDGAYLDQRRPAAVEFHTNINEDLTRRDFTINAIAADLINERIIDPFAGVADLRKGVVRCVGDPSTRFNEDGLRILRAVRFAGVLSFRIEKTTRAAIPKAINTFLAVSWERKRDEMSRLLAAAPFFSACIRELWHTGLLKELAPELMTIQPTRLKAIDNIKANQPWQRFTAWAMLANLTPNIAGEILRRWRAGNQVIREVEQNLKALNLLTDNSPPKGYSLRCWLSQIDAATAKTSAKIAACIWHSYHEFPRRTQRAINRNLPLKISQLAITGNDLVAAGFVGREVGETLTQILEFVIKHPQLNKRNQLITFAHRLSTGKT